The stretch of DNA aaccataAGCATATATTCAATGGAAAACTTGAAATAGCCTTGGACTAATGTTGAAAATCAGTATTAACTGAGTATAACTGTGTGAAAAATCTGGACAGCACTAACAAATGATGAAAGAGCACTGAATTGTGTTACTTTAAAGATTTACAGTAAAATACTTTGGTTCCCAAAAGTATTATAAAAGGAACTTTTGAAAACACCTGACATTGGTAACTCATGTTCTTCTTCTCCAGAATCTAAATACCGACTTCGTTCTCTCCCCAGTCACATGGAAATGCCGTAAGCTGCGGTGCCCGCTGAGCCGCGCTGAAAGGGCCTATTTAAAATTACAACAACCTTAAACGTCTTAAAGTGCTGAAGCCAGGAAAGCCGCAGGtgaaaacctatttttaaaacttaagctTTAGTCAGTGTTAAAAACACTTCAGAAGAATGTGTTAGCATTATCTAAACTAATAATGCATTCCACAATTATGGCAGAGACGTCACTGAGACGTCGTAAATGGACAAACTGACTTGTAATCCAGTTAATTGgataaaatttatacagaaatgtATTTGGAATTATACCTAATTACTTTTTACTAAGAAActtcaaataattttacttcGTAAAGTTCCAGATTACAGTTgtatacacacacgcatgcacgtgTGCGCAAATCCAACTGGAGGGGATAAAGGCCCAGTTTGGATCTGTCCATTCTTACATCTCTCCCTCACCCTGATCAGAGTCGGCCTTGTAGATGCAATTGCACTGCGCCTCAGCGAACGGACACATCTTATTCCTGTCTCACAGCAGCTACTCTCATTAGCACCGATGGAGCTACATACGGATTTAAAAGGTCACGAAGTGCCGGGGCATACTTTTACAGGCCAGGCTATAAACATTCCATTCCAAACCAGAAAACCAAGAACATCATACGCCTCCCCACAAATGCAAAGAACATCACTGTTGAATGGTTaatttttggtaaaattataaATGCCTACTAACTAGTTTTAAAGGTGAATATTCTATAAATCTTGAAGTATTACTATTAAAATGCACAATATTTGTTACCTCCATTGCTTACTTTGAGtgataaaaacatgttttatgtTATTCCCTCGTTCTCCCACATAAAGAAAGTGATTCAATATCAAGTTCTTAGATTAACaaagaatatattaaaacattttacattctTTCCACAACTGCATAAAAAAGCAGGCATCCTGCATACTTACATGGAATGAGCTctctacattttcaaaattaattacaATCTTAAAGATATTTACATGAATATCTTCACTAGCTAATGAGTTGCAACAATTTAAGACCAACTTGTTTTACACCAAATATTTGCCTACTGGCTGAGataaacattcttaaaaaacTTTACTGAATAAAGTAATTAAcatctttcattattttacttcttaacatttaaaatagttatgAGTGGAAGCATATTTTTTGACCATCAAAATAAACTCTTTCAGCCTAATGCTTTTAAAGTACAGtataaaaagtaatagaaaaaccAGAACTGCATTATAAATGCTTTTGgttcaaaattttctttgaaatcttatATTCCTTGCCTAGACAAAAATGTGAAGACAAAAcaccagtaatttttaaaatctaagataTGCAGAACCTATGTttagatcaaaaatatttttttttactgattaacaatattatttgtaaaaaatttttgaaaatgtagcaTAAAGGTTCAAGTCCTGGGATACTAAATTTACAATGCCAAGATACTTTGTACCATGGAATTATCACCGATAGATACTCTAAGGGCCATGTAGGTGACGAGTACTCAGGGAAACTCTCTTCTTTTGAAGAAGTGACAGCTACCAACAGGATCAGAGTAAGAAATACCACATTATATAGGGAATGAATTCAATGTACAATAATCCTTCCTAATGTTTCATGTAAAGCCATATGCTTTAACCTTTAAAATGCATAGATTTccttaagaaaacaaagatggcAAGAATCAGTAACTTTATTTTCCCTTCTCCATCGAATTTAAGAATATGAAGATTGGAGATTTTTCAAGTGAAAGAATGCAGGCAAAATTTCATATGTAGTATCTATAAAATCAatcagtattttataaaaatgtctgGTTCAATAAGAAATGAGAGTATCTTTCCTACCACTGGTATGAAATGTTGGTAATGAGACTGATGGGTACAGAGTTATCTTCCTAGagcacaaatttaaaattatttaatgataatttactttttttaatttgaaagaatAGGCTGTAACACAAACTCAAGAGTCTAAATTGGTATTACTTTCTTAAAAGGATtttgtagtttcatttttttatacatCTAACTCCCACCTACACAAGTAAAAATTTTCCCTTTAGAAACACCACGTTGAACTTTGGATAACCTACTGAAAGGCTTTCAACGACAAATTTTTACATAGTATTCTTAGAAAAGCACAAACCCCACGGACCAAAATAAGTAGCTAAAACTAATTTTGGACCACTGATAGGGCTTGAACACCTATTTTTGAAATACTGAGCAATGATGTAGAGAACAGCCTTGCCAATGATTTTAACCACCGAACTCCcaacaaattctaaaagaaattGTCGAAAAAGACAGAGAGGCAGAAAAATGTGTATGTCGTATATATTGTTTTTGAGAAGCATTTTGAAACTGCAGTTTCCTGAATCCTCTGCTCTGAATTCTCTGGAAatggtaatttattattttagatcaGCTGTGCTAACTCTTGAGTCTGCGATCTATTTAAATGTATGTCCCCATCTCATCTGTTATACTAACGTTAAAATCAAAATTCGTGTCCTATGTTAGCTTTGTTTTTTGTCCTAACTACACTCAGATTTTCAATTTGTGACAGCATAAATCAGAGGAAATGAAACATTTGCAGTCCTTCAAATGCTGGTCTGAATTTAGATTGTGGTGCAGCGTACGTATAACATGGTACAAGTTTTTATTACAATGTCTATCACTACTGAAGCCCTTATAAACTTGCTGTAGGGAACTTCcataaattatgttttcatttcccaGGTCTTTCATAGAGTTTAACTATCGTTTATTATATTAAGTGAGATGaagtttttgtttataaatatctAAGTGTTACTATTGCTGATTTAAATTTCTCACAACTTTCATACAAAAGGAAGTTCTACATGACCACaaaataccaaatatttattttcatcaaGTGTCAGGATAACATTgaagttgaaatttatttttttattgctaaagTTGTCTAAGATCTAAATCAATACTGCAAACTACTCCACTTCTTCCTGATATATTTTGGACTTAAGAACATGGTTAAGATTTAACTAGAACTCAAGTgtctaaaataatcaaaagaagaaatactttgACAGTATTCCACTAATTACAAATcagtaaaaaaccaaaacctcaaTTAACGATGATACTGACACCATGGAATGAGGAGCCATGCACACAATCAAGACTAATCCAATTTCAACATTAATGAAATCAAACCATCTTGTTCTTGTAAGGTCCAGAAccacaatattttaaaaggtgttttTCTAAAGTTGATTAAGAACATTACTAAGTAATTATCAATTTGCCTCAAACTTAATTTCAAGCATATCCATTTCCAACCTTTATTATTCTTGCAAAAAACATTTTGCTTCTTATGACACATTTCACAATTCGGGTTGAAATTTCCTAATACATAAAAAGTGTTGGTCTTTCAATTGTGTGTTTGTTCGTGACTCCAAAGACTAAACGCAGTCTTGAATGTCCTGTGGCAAAGTTTACACATAAACTGTCTTTTAAATGTGATTGCTGAAAGGGGTGGGGCATGGTAAAAAAGAGTGTCTGATTCTTGGGGCACAAACAATTTTTCTGTGGCTGGAGTTGAGTTTTCGGATAGGCTTGTGGGGCTGTCAGGCTCCAGGGGCTGGATCTTGGGcagtggtggtggcggtggcagAGGTGGTGGAGAGGGAGAGTTTGTGGGAACAGGGCACACCTCAGATTCCTTATGTGCCGATTCCTCTGAAGCCTGAGACATATGTGACTGGAAGTGACTCCAGAGTCGAAAATTAGTACGAAAAGCTTTGTTGCACACATGACAAATGAATGGTTTCACAGAGCACAGAAGCTCCTGGTGACGCTCCAGCTGCTTGTGCACTGTGAACATCTTCCCACACTTCTCGCAGGGCCACAGGCTGGCTTCTTTGCTAGGACCTGCTTCCTTGGGGGCTGTGCTGGCCTCAGGtgcctcttcctcagcctcctccacAGGCTCTTCCTTGACTTGAATTTTCAGTTGCTTGGAAAGACTAAGGTCTTCAGGGAGACAAGAGGAATCTTCCGAGTCAAAGTTAACTTGCTCTGAAGAATCACTGAACACATTGTCATCTTTTGTGGTGACAATGTGGTTTTTATTGGGTTCAGGCTGCGACTGGGGCCTTGAAGAACTGGTCACATCACCGTTGTGGTCCAAAACGGGCAAAGAAAAGTTTTCGGTGGGTGCCATGTTGTTCTGATTATGTACTTCAACCTGGTGCCGCCAGATGCTGAAAGAGGACTTGAAGGTTCGCATACACTCGAGGCAGGTCAGCTTCTTATACTCACACTTGCTCTCGTGTTCCTGCTTCAGCTCGGGTGAGAATAACCTGAGGTTGCAGTAACGGCAGATGGCCGAATTCCGGCATAGCCGCTCGTGGCTTCCTTGCTCTAGGAGAGAAGAGAGCTTAGCATTACAGAGGCGGCACTGGTAAACCTCCTTGTTTTCTACTGGACTTGCAAGAGGAGCATGCTCTTTTGGTTTAGCAACTTTATTTACTCCAAGGGGTTTTTCTCCTGGATGCATTTTTATGTGCTGCTTAAACTGGGAGAGAAAGCGGTACGCTTTTCCGCAGTAAGTACAAATGTAAGCTCCTTTGGCTCGAGATCTCAAGTTCCTCTTGATGACTTGCTGCGCTTGGGAGCTACTCTGTCCCTGAAAACCAGGCTTGCCACGCCTTAACTTAATGATCAGGGCCttcttaatttctctctctctcactatgTCAATCAGCTTTCTTTGGAATTTTTCATCCAAAACAGCATGTGAACTAGAGGCTGGTGATGGGTTCTTCACTATGCCGTGTTGGGTCTGACAGTGTGTCCACACTTTGAAGTTGGTGTGAAACCTCTTGTGACAGATGTCACAAGCGTAGGGCTTTTCTGGGTTATGGTACATGTTAACATGACGGTGAAGACCTGCTGTTGATCTAAAGATCTTAAGGCAAtgtttgcatttaaattttttgtttggtCTCGTCCCCTCCAACTCACCAAATTCATCTTTATTCAAATCAGAATCTGGAAAATCTGCATCAAGGAGAGTAGGGCTTGAGCCTTCCTCAAAATTATCTTCCGACACAGGAGGCCTGTGCTCATTCACCTTTAGCTTCTTAAATGGCAATCTTCGGTCCGCCTGGAACCTCCTTTTTGCTGGGAGTCTGCTCATGTCTTTTTGGTCATCTTCTGTTTTCAGAGACAGGTCTCTCGTGACCAGCGGCGACGAGGCAGCTGCTGTCGCTGCCGCATCTCCCACAGTGACGCGGATGATGTCCAGGGACTCCGCCAGCGGGCTGCTGGGCTCGGTCTTTATGCGCACCTCGGTCACAGGGGAGGCTCCCTCCCTGTCTGTTGACTGAGAAGCACTAAAAGACCTGAGGCGATGTGGTTGTAGCACTTGAGGCCTGTCATCTAGGGCTGTTTTTTCACTACAATCTTTTAAAGATGACTTTTGAGATAAAGCACACAACACATTCCCTGGTGCATCATTGGACACCGAAGATCCCTGGGAAGACTTCAAGTCTATGGAGGGTGAATACACAGGAACCTGGCTATCCATCGACAATGACCGTCTGAGAAGACTCTTAACAAGCGGGCCACTCCTGTCAATGCTTTGGTTTCCAGAACCAGATCCACTGGATGGGATCACTAAGCCTAACTTTGAATAGTACAACAAGTTTCTATCTTCACCTTGACCACTTCCTTTGTTAGTTTCTTTTAATAGATAGGGAGTCTCTGATGAGCTACAAAGAGACAAAACAGGTGGCCGTGGTCTCTTCAAAGCCAGCTCTAGAGCTTTTCCTTTTGGAAGCTGACCACTCACACCTGGCTTATCATCCACAGCTTCTCTGTCTTGCAGAGGCTTTGAAGGCAATACTGCATTTCTTTTCACCAAACTGATTCTATTAGGATCATCCAAAGATCCAGAAAGCTCAAGAGACTTTGCATATACCACAGAACTATCTTTCGGCCAACTCTTTTCAGTTAATGAAAAATTATGAAGTGGTTCAATTGGTTTGGGGACATGTGGCTTATTGGTATTAGCCTTGACTGCAATGCTAGGAGAGGGCCGGGGAGTATGGCTTACATCGGGTTGATTTTGACTAAAAGTTTTTCCTTGTGCTTCATTTCTACTTTGACAAACAATGACACTTCTCTTTTGAGAACTGTTTTCATCATCttctacaaacactttttttCTATTAGGACACGTTAGAAAGGGGGCTTGAGGTGTTTTAGAAACGATGTTAGTCAGAAAGGAAATCCCAAGACTATAGCCAAGTTCTTGCACAGCAGCAAGACTGCTCTTCTCAACAAACAAAGAGGAAGAATAAATGTAGTTTAAAACATTATCAAATGCATCTGGCTCACAGAAGTCAAGCTGAAATACAGTTTGTGActcattttccttatttgtgaATAAACTCTGAAAGTATTCGCTGCTGGCAGCCAAGACATTTTTATGAGCTCGGAACTTTTGGTCTCCAACAATCAGCAGCACATCACACAGCTGTCCTTTGAGACGTTCCTCATTCAGGGCACTTAGGAGAGAAATGGCGTGTGCTGGGTTGATATAATGCAGTAATCCCTCCATGGCTTGAATTTATCTAAaagacaaaatgtaaaattactaCAGATAATGCAGTGAAAAGTTCCCGATGGAATGAAGGGCTCCTCAAGAGCAGGAAACATCAGCTGTCTTTGCATAGGTGCTAATATTTAGCAGACCATAGGCTGACAGAAGCTTTATGAATGAACAATCTTATTTAAATaatggtgaaaatgtaaaataagtcTTGTGGTTTAAGCAGGTCCTCATTAAAATGGAAGAACGGCAGGAACTACAGCATAGGTATTTGTATACCGTCAAAAAGGCTGCCAGAACTTGATGGGTGGATATGGAAgccatatttgaaaataaaagttcaTTATTTACGGTCCTTATCCATTTGATGCTTGTCTCTATTCCttataaattcagaaaacaagTATGAATTATCAAAACCCCTAAAGTCAATAATTCTGAAAGAATCGGTTTTATTACTACATATACTCAAACATAATGTGCACTGTTAACAATTGGTTGCAAAGCAGGTCTTGAGAcccttatcttttattttaattttgagacagggtatgtctctgtcacccaggttggagtgcagtggcgccatgaTGGCTCAATGCTGCcgtaacctcctgggctcaagcaatcctcccacctcagcctcctgagtagctagaaccacaagcacatgccaccttgcctggtgatatggtttggttgtttccccacccaaatctcctcttgaattgtagctcctacgCTACAATTCCTACATGTTTGGGAAGGACCAGGTGGtaggtaactgaatcacagggtgggtctttcccgtgctgttctcatgatagtaagtctcacgagatctgatggttttacagaggagttcccctgcacaagttctctcttgcctgctgccatgtgagatgtgacttgctcctccttgccttccaccatgattataaggcCTCCCCAAcaacgtggaactgtgagtccactgaacctctttttctttgtatgttatccagtcttgggtatgtttttattaacagcaagaaaatggactaatacagtaaattggtaccagtagactGGGGTGCTAttgaaaaaatacccaaaaatgtggaagtgactttggaactgggtaacaggtggAGGCTGAAACAATttagaggactcagaagaagacgggaacatatgggaaagtttggaactccctagagacttgttgaatggctttgatcaaaacgctgataatgatatgaacaatgaaatccaggccgAGGTGGTATCAGATGGAGaagaggaacttgttgggaaccagagcaaaggtcactcttgttatgttttagccaagagactggcagcattttgtccTTGCCTTAAGAGATCTGTAGAACttttaacttgagagagataatttatgGTATCTGGCAGAAACTACTTCCAAgcggcaaagcattcaagaggtgactcaGATGCTGTTAGAGGCATTACATTTTATCAGGGAAGtacagcataaaagtttggagaAGTTGAAGCCTGACAGTGcggacagaaaagaaaatcccattttctgaggaggaaTTCAAGCTgactgcataaatttgcataagtaaagaggagctgaaggttaatcaccaagacaatggggaaaatatttccaGGGCACGCCAGAGACCTTTGCTGCTGCCCCtgccatcacaggcccagaagcctaagaggaaaaaaagcccaggtacagcttgggctgtggcttcagatgGTGTaagctccaagccttggcagcttccacgtggtgctgggcctgcaggtgtgcagaagtcaagaattgaggtttgggaatctccacctagatttcagaggatgtataaaaACATCCGGatgtccaggaagaagtttgctgcagggctgTGTCCCCTCAGTgaagggcagggccctcatggaaaACTTCtgttagggcagtgcagaagggaaatgtggggctgAAGCCCCACCCCCCCAGTCGccactggggcactgcccagtggagctgtgagaagagagccaccatcctccagaccccagaatagtagatccactgacagcagGCACGCacacactcaacaccagcccatgaaagctgCCAAGAACGGGGCTTTACCTTGCAAAGCCACAAGGGTGGAGATGTCCAGGACTAAGGGAACCCGCTCTTACATCAGTGTAACCTGGATGTAAGACACAGAGTCaagggagatcattttggagctttgagATTTGattgccccactggattttggacttgcatggggcctgtagcatctttgttttggccaatttctcccatctgGAATGGCTATagttacccaatgcctgtacccccactgCATCTGGGAAGTAATTAACTTGGTTTTGACTTTGCAGGCTCACAGgcgaagggacttgctttgtctcagatgagactttggattgtggacttttgagttaatgctgaaattagttaAGACTCTGGAGGGACTGCTGGGAATGCatggttggttttgaaatgtgaggatatgagatttggaaggggccaggggtggaatgatatggtttggctgtgtcccgagccaaatctcatcttgaattgtagctcccacaattccccacatctgggagggacccagggaaagaactgaatcatgggggcaggtctttcccatgctgttcttgcgatagtgagtaagtcttagGAGATCTGAtcgttttataaagaggagttccctgcacaagttctcccttccctgctgccatgtgagatgtgacttgctccttgtcttctgtcatgattataaggcctccctagccatgtggaactgtgagtccactgaacctctttttttttgtaagttatccagtctcaggcatgtctttattagcattgtgaaaataaactattttctttttcttttttttaaagaaatgggacctcactatgttgcccaaactggtctccaactcctgggctcaagagatcctccagccacgggcggtggctcacacctgtaatccaagcactgtgggaggctgaggcaggtggatcacagggtcaggagatcaagatcatcctggccaacatgatgtttctgtttctactgaaaaaattagctgggcgtggtggcacatgcctataatcccagctactcaagaggctgaggcagaaggatcacttgaaccaaggagtcagaagttgcagtgagccgagaatgtgccactg from Callithrix jacchus isolate 240 chromosome 21, calJac240_pri, whole genome shotgun sequence encodes:
- the ZBTB21 gene encoding zinc finger and BTB domain-containing protein 21 isoform X1, yielding MEGLLHYINPAHAISLLSALNEERLKGQLCDVLLIVGDQKFRAHKNVLAASSEYFQSLFTNKENESQTVFQLDFCEPDAFDNVLNYIYSSSLFVEKSSLAAVQELGYSLGISFLTNIVSKTPQAPFLTCPNRKKVFVEDDENSSQKRSVIVCQSRNEAQGKTFSQNQPDVSHTPRPSPSIAVKANTNKPHVPKPIEPLHNFSLTEKSWPKDSSVVYAKSLELSGSLDDPNRISLVKRNAVLPSKPLQDREAVDDKPGVSGQLPKGKALELALKRPRPPVLSLCSSSETPYLLKETNKGSGQGEDRNLLYYSKLGLVIPSSGSGSGNQSIDRSGPLVKSLLRRSLSMDSQVPVYSPSIDLKSSQGSSVSNDAPGNVLCALSQKSSLKDCSEKTALDDRPQVLQPHRLRSFSASQSTDREGASPVTEVRIKTEPSSPLAESLDIIRVTVGDAAATAAASSPLVTRDLSLKTEDDQKDMSRLPAKRRFQADRRLPFKKLKVNEHRPPVSEDNFEEGSSPTLLDADFPDSDLNKDEFGELEGTRPNKKFKCKHCLKIFRSTAGLHRHVNMYHNPEKPYACDICHKRFHTNFKVWTHCQTQHGIVKNPSPASSSHAVLDEKFQRKLIDIVREREIKKALIIKLRRGKPGFQGQSSSQAQQVIKRNLRSRAKGAYICTYCGKAYRFLSQFKQHIKMHPGEKPLGVNKVAKPKEHAPLASPVENKEVYQCRLCNAKLSSLLEQGSHERLCRNSAICRYCNLRLFSPELKQEHESKCEYKKLTCLECMRTFKSSFSIWRHQVEVHNQNNMAPTENFSLPVLDHNGDVTSSSRPQSQPEPNKNHIVTTKDDNVFSDSSEQVNFDSEDSSCLPEDLSLSKQLKIQVKEEPVEEAEEEAPEASTAPKEAGPSKEASLWPCEKCGKMFTVHKQLERHQELLCSVKPFICHVCNKAFRTNFRLWSHFQSHMSQASEESAHKESEVCPVPTNSPSPPPLPPPPPLPKIQPLEPDSPTSLSENSTPATEKLFVPQESDTLFYHAPPLSAITFKRQFMCKLCHRTFKTAFSLWSHEQTHN
- the ZBTB21 gene encoding zinc finger and BTB domain-containing protein 21 isoform X2, translated to MEGLLHYINPAHAISLLSALNEERLKGQLCDVLLIVGDQKFRAHKNVLAASSEYFQSLFTNKENESQTVFQLDFCEPDAFDNVLNYIYSSSLFVEKSSLAAVQELGYSLGISFLTNIVSKTPQAPFLTCPNRKKVFVEDDENSSQKRSVIVCQSRNEAQGKTFSQNQPDVSHTPRPSPSIAVKANTNKPHVPKPIEPLHNFSLTEKSWPKDSSVVYAKSLELSGSLDDPNRISLVKRNAVLPSKPLQDREAVDDKPGVSGQLPKGKALELALKRPRPPVLSLCSSSETPYLLKETNKGSGQGEDRNLLYYSKLGLVIPSSGSGSGNQSIDRSGPLVKSLLRRSLSMDSQVPVYSPSIDLKSSQGSSVSNDAPGNVLCALSQKSSLKDCSEKTALDDRPQVLQPHRLRSFSASQSTDREGASPVTEVRIKTEPSSPLAESLDIIRVTVGDAAATAAASSPLVTRDLSLKTEDDQKDMSRLPAKRRFQADRRLPFKKLKVNEHRPPVSEDNFEEGSSPTLLDADFPDSDLNKDEFEQGSHERLCRNSAICRYCNLRLFSPELKQEHESKCEYKKLTCLECMRTFKSSFSIWRHQVEVHNQNNMAPTENFSLPVLDHNGDVTSSSRPQSQPEPNKNHIVTTKDDNVFSDSSEQVNFDSEDSSCLPEDLSLSKQLKIQVKEEPVEEAEEEAPEASTAPKEAGPSKEASLWPCEKCGKMFTVHKQLERHQELLCSVKPFICHVCNKAFRTNFRLWSHFQSHMSQASEESAHKESEVCPVPTNSPSPPPLPPPPPLPKIQPLEPDSPTSLSENSTPATEKLFVPQESDTLFYHAPPLSAITFKRQFMCKLCHRTFKTAFSLWSHEQTHN